One stretch of Streptomyces sp. A2-16 DNA includes these proteins:
- a CDS encoding AMP-binding protein: MREQQLPFTDRGFYLGPVFRRAADRHGTVFVTLDRPLDTHPALGVDLTYPALAEVVEELSGRLWEAGVRPSEQVVVHKTDNVDIVLLTCAVSRIGAVPVLLSPGLAGEVAGELIERLGQPWLVTDRAKLEGPLKGVGLRVRQVLSVDAAPGAEPLERYAGCEVPPPVRLHPREPALITHSSGTTGLPKLAVHCANTMWNRLVPQKAMGWPTRGETAALHMSFVHSRFYHLLGVLLHFGSPLVLITDPDPAAVGPLLTRHRPGIVETHPNTFVLWEELADAPGAPLSRVRSYGSTFDAIHPRTVRRLLNASKRRAPWLIQLYGQSETGPVAFQWFTRRSAARADGRRVGFGIPGFTRVRVTGPGGERLGAGRSGRIEARTRGRILTYLGSQDRYDRQLHDGWWEMGDMGYRDRLGTLHLIDREIDQIDSVHSNLEVEDTLMERLEELREVVIVPGADREPVPVVCVRGERPLDPARWRAATADLPAMAEPRQWRFEELPMTATWKVKRVEISRMLAEGARA; encoded by the coding sequence ATGCGAGAGCAGCAACTCCCCTTCACCGACCGGGGGTTCTACCTGGGCCCGGTGTTCCGCCGGGCGGCCGACCGGCACGGCACGGTGTTCGTCACCCTGGACCGGCCGCTGGACACCCACCCCGCCCTCGGTGTCGATCTGACCTACCCGGCGCTGGCGGAGGTCGTCGAGGAGCTGTCCGGGCGGCTGTGGGAGGCGGGGGTGCGGCCCTCGGAACAGGTGGTCGTGCACAAGACGGACAACGTCGACATCGTGCTGCTGACCTGCGCGGTCTCCCGGATCGGGGCGGTGCCCGTGCTGCTCTCCCCCGGCCTGGCCGGTGAGGTGGCCGGGGAGCTGATCGAGCGGCTCGGGCAGCCGTGGCTGGTCACCGACCGGGCCAAGCTGGAAGGGCCGCTGAAGGGCGTCGGCCTCCGGGTGCGGCAGGTGCTGTCCGTGGACGCCGCGCCGGGAGCCGAGCCCCTGGAGAGGTACGCGGGCTGCGAGGTCCCGCCTCCCGTGCGCCTGCACCCGCGCGAACCGGCGCTGATCACCCACAGTTCGGGCACCACCGGCCTGCCCAAGCTCGCCGTGCACTGCGCGAACACCATGTGGAACCGGCTCGTACCGCAGAAGGCGATGGGCTGGCCGACGCGCGGGGAGACCGCGGCGCTGCACATGTCGTTCGTGCACTCGCGCTTCTACCATCTGCTCGGCGTCCTGCTGCACTTCGGGAGCCCGCTGGTGCTGATCACCGACCCCGATCCGGCCGCCGTGGGTCCGCTGCTCACCCGGCACCGGCCCGGCATCGTGGAGACGCACCCCAACACCTTCGTGCTGTGGGAGGAGCTGGCCGACGCGCCCGGTGCCCCGCTGTCCCGGGTGCGGTCGTACGGCTCGACGTTCGACGCGATCCACCCGCGCACGGTTCGGCGGCTGCTGAACGCCTCGAAGCGCCGTGCGCCCTGGCTGATCCAGCTGTACGGGCAGAGCGAGACGGGCCCGGTGGCCTTCCAGTGGTTCACCCGGCGCAGTGCGGCGCGCGCGGACGGGCGGCGGGTCGGGTTCGGCATACCCGGCTTCACGCGCGTGCGGGTGACGGGGCCGGGCGGTGAGCGGCTGGGCGCGGGCAGGAGCGGCCGCATCGAGGCCCGGACCCGGGGCCGCATCCTGACCTACCTCGGCTCCCAGGACCGCTACGACCGTCAACTGCACGACGGCTGGTGGGAGATGGGCGACATGGGCTACCGAGATCGCCTGGGCACCCTGCATCTGATCGACCGGGAGATCGACCAGATCGACTCGGTGCACAGCAATCTGGAGGTCGAGGACACCCTGATGGAGCGTCTGGAGGAGCTGCGGGAGGTCGTGATCGTGCCGGGCGCCGACCGGGAGCCGGTGCCGGTGGTGTGCGTGCGCGGGGAGCGGCCGCTGGACCCCGCGCGCTGGCGGGCGGCGACGGCGGATCTGCCGGCGATGGCCGAGCCGCGGCAGTGGCGGTTCGAGGAGCTGCCGATGACCGCGACCTGGAAGGTGAAGCGGGTGGAGATCAGCCGGATGCTCGCGGAGGGTGCGCGCGCGTGA
- a CDS encoding FAD-dependent oxidoreductase → MSPVVVVGAGPVGLSAALALRARGREVVLLEADPKDRERPGSRALFVHRETLALLDGMQRGLAGEITAYGQTWRTRRTLYRGREVYCRTHPPAPGPPPFTSLRQVDTERFLRAACERAGVEFVWEARVLDVRTSATGVRLGCGDGREWSCEYAVAADGARSAVRDALGIAMEGERGAGFHVVVDVAHLPGAEPPAERVFHYEHPGVGGRSVMRVPFTGGFQVDLQCRDDDTEEEFGTEEAVRRWLPAVVGEGYGERILWVSTYRFLRKVAASFTDPYRRVLLVGEAAHLFPPFGARGMNSGIADAAAAARAVVDGTVEDFADVRRSAALFNSAAAGAALDHLRPRRRIVRARQRAAAALAPVLPWCGSWLEHAPYGPRHGAPVNAGRKY, encoded by the coding sequence GTGAGTCCGGTCGTGGTGGTCGGCGCCGGGCCCGTGGGCCTGTCGGCGGCGCTCGCGCTGCGGGCGCGCGGGCGGGAGGTCGTGCTGCTGGAGGCGGACCCGAAGGACCGTGAACGGCCGGGCAGCCGGGCCCTGTTCGTGCACCGCGAGACCCTCGCCCTGCTCGACGGGATGCAGCGGGGGCTGGCCGGCGAGATCACCGCGTACGGGCAGACCTGGCGGACCAGGAGGACCCTGTACCGGGGGCGCGAGGTGTACTGCCGCACCCATCCGCCCGCGCCGGGCCCGCCGCCGTTCACCAGCCTGCGCCAGGTGGACACCGAGCGCTTCCTGCGGGCCGCCTGCGAGCGGGCGGGCGTGGAGTTCGTGTGGGAGGCACGGGTGCTGGACGTCCGCACGTCGGCGACCGGGGTCCGGCTGGGCTGCGGGGACGGCAGGGAGTGGAGCTGCGAGTACGCCGTGGCCGCCGACGGCGCCCGGTCCGCGGTGCGGGACGCGCTGGGCATCGCGATGGAGGGCGAGCGGGGCGCGGGGTTCCATGTGGTCGTCGACGTGGCCCACCTGCCGGGTGCCGAGCCGCCGGCCGAGCGGGTCTTCCATTACGAGCATCCGGGCGTGGGCGGGCGCAGTGTGATGCGGGTGCCGTTCACCGGGGGCTTCCAGGTCGATCTCCAGTGCCGGGACGACGACACGGAGGAGGAGTTCGGGACCGAGGAGGCCGTACGGCGCTGGCTGCCGGCGGTCGTGGGCGAGGGTTACGGCGAGCGGATCCTGTGGGTGTCGACGTACCGCTTCCTGCGCAAGGTGGCCGCCTCGTTCACCGATCCGTACCGGCGGGTGCTGCTCGTGGGGGAGGCGGCGCATCTCTTCCCGCCGTTCGGGGCGCGGGGCATGAACAGCGGTATCGCGGACGCGGCGGCCGCGGCGCGGGCCGTCGTGGACGGGACGGTCGAGGACTTCGCCGACGTACGGCGGTCCGCGGCGCTGTTCAACAGTGCCGCGGCCGGTGCCGCGCTGGACCATCTGCGGCCCCGGCGCCGGATCGTCCGGGCCCGTCAGCGGGCGGCGGCCGCGCTCGCGCCGGTGCTGCCGTGGTGCGGTTCCTGGCTGGAGCACGCGCCCTACGGGCCACGGCACGGAGCGCCGGTGAACGCCGGCCGCAAGTACTGA
- a CDS encoding antibiotic biosynthesis monooxygenase produces the protein MSSNPVTVTVAYHVVPGREADFHSWGWAMLAASARQPGFLGGGVLADREAEWHVVYRFASEGTARAWEDSPARTQWDARAVGCARQTERRSVRGSRTWFDSQTTAPRPPAPPAKWKMWFVNMSAVFPPVLLFNLIVLPYLGGLNPLIRTLLLCLCVTALVTWILMPRLQRFFKKWLYPPLQALRGRHKRRTA, from the coding sequence GTGAGCAGTAATCCCGTCACCGTCACCGTGGCCTATCACGTGGTGCCGGGCCGTGAGGCCGACTTCCACTCCTGGGGGTGGGCCATGCTGGCCGCGAGTGCGCGGCAGCCGGGCTTCCTGGGGGGTGGTGTTCTTGCCGACCGAGAGGCGGAGTGGCATGTCGTCTATCGCTTCGCCAGCGAGGGGACGGCCCGGGCCTGGGAGGATTCGCCCGCCCGGACCCAGTGGGACGCCCGGGCGGTGGGCTGCGCCCGGCAGACGGAGCGCAGAAGCGTGCGCGGCTCCAGGACGTGGTTCGACTCCCAGACCACCGCACCTCGGCCGCCCGCCCCGCCGGCGAAATGGAAAATGTGGTTCGTGAACATGAGCGCGGTTTTTCCGCCGGTACTCCTGTTCAATCTGATCGTTCTTCCTTATCTCGGCGGACTCAATCCGCTGATCCGCACGCTGTTGTTGTGCCTTTGTGTGACGGCTCTCGTCACCTGGATTCTCATGCCCCGGCTTCAGCGTTTCTTCAAGAAATGGCTGTATCCGCCGCTCCAGGCCCTTCGCGGACGGCACAAAAGACGGACCGCATAG
- a CDS encoding glutathionylspermidine synthase family protein, with the protein MRRHTITPRPGWQQTVEAQGLVYPLTRHPDDSLHPYWDESAYYSFTLPEVEALEEVVENLHRMCLAAADHIVTTNRFADLGITDPRVAEAVAESWHRRAELPSVYGRFDLRHDGDGPAKLLEYNADTPTSLVEAASPQWFWMEERFPGADQWNSLHERLVAAWKKQAALLPPGSPLYFAHSSADELGEDLMTVAYLKETAEQAGLDTDWISMEEIGWDSLSGRFVDNQLRFIRSCFKLYPWEWLTTDRFATHVLDTLDNGGGTGSTLWIEPAWKMLLSNKALLAILWELYPDHPNLLPTYLDGPRHLATTTGYVAKPLLGREGAGVTVHEPGTDATVREEACCYQELAPLPDFDGNHVVLGAWVVEDESAGLGIRESSGLITDEYARFLPHVIL; encoded by the coding sequence ATGCGCCGACACACCATCACCCCCCGCCCCGGCTGGCAGCAGACCGTCGAAGCCCAGGGACTCGTCTACCCGCTCACCCGCCACCCCGACGACTCCCTGCACCCCTACTGGGACGAGAGCGCCTACTACTCCTTCACCCTCCCCGAGGTGGAGGCGCTGGAGGAGGTCGTCGAGAACCTGCACCGCATGTGCCTGGCGGCCGCCGACCACATCGTCACCACGAACCGCTTCGCCGACCTCGGCATCACCGACCCGCGCGTGGCCGAGGCGGTTGCCGAGTCCTGGCACCGGCGCGCCGAACTCCCCTCCGTCTACGGCCGCTTCGACCTCCGCCACGACGGCGACGGCCCGGCCAAGCTGCTGGAGTACAACGCCGACACGCCCACGTCCCTCGTCGAGGCCGCCTCGCCCCAGTGGTTCTGGATGGAGGAGCGCTTCCCCGGCGCCGACCAGTGGAACTCTCTCCACGAACGGCTCGTCGCCGCCTGGAAGAAACAGGCCGCCCTTCTCCCGCCCGGCAGCCCCCTCTACTTCGCCCACTCGTCCGCCGACGAACTCGGCGAGGACCTCATGACGGTCGCCTACCTCAAGGAGACCGCCGAACAGGCCGGCCTGGACACCGACTGGATCTCCATGGAGGAGATCGGCTGGGACTCCCTCTCCGGCCGCTTCGTCGACAACCAGCTCCGCTTCATCCGCAGCTGCTTCAAGCTCTACCCCTGGGAGTGGCTCACCACCGACCGCTTCGCCACCCACGTCCTCGACACCCTCGACAACGGCGGCGGCACCGGCAGCACGCTGTGGATCGAACCCGCCTGGAAGATGCTCCTCAGCAACAAGGCACTCCTCGCGATCCTCTGGGAGCTGTACCCGGACCACCCGAACCTCCTCCCCACCTATCTCGACGGCCCCCGGCACCTGGCGACGACGACCGGGTACGTCGCCAAGCCGCTGCTCGGCCGCGAAGGAGCCGGGGTGACGGTCCACGAACCCGGCACCGATGCCACGGTCCGCGAAGAGGCCTGCTGCTACCAGGAACTGGCCCCCCTGCCCGACTTCGACGGCAACCACGTCGTCCTCGGTGCCTGGGTCGTGGAGGACGAGTCGGCGGGCCTCGGCATCCGGGAGTCTTCCGGCCTGATCACCGACGAGTACGCGCGGTTCCTGCCGCATGTGATCCTCTGA
- a CDS encoding AMP-binding protein, translating to MTTAHSVLSTAGFDAPGNLAAQLADLAERHGWVDRPAFHQGHRAWTHGEVHALAARAAGVLAGHGVRPGDRVLLALPDGIAWVTAFLAAARLGAAAVLVNPELPAAEHAFMAADAEAALCVTGPGLEDRFAERPRLGADQLLAMAASAAPAAAHPVDAHTPLYVQYTSGTTGRPKGVVHTHGDPKAYHDLIGRRLLRVTADDVTLSVSKLYFAYGFGNAFVFPLFSGSSAVLVDRRPAPAAVDELVVRHRVTLLYSVPSAYAALVADRGSGHQACFASVRAAVSAGEGLPQELGRRVSDLLGAPVLEQIGSTEAGHAFCANGFDHNRPGTVGRPVPGFEVELRDRAGHPAPDGTEGELWVRGPTVTPGYLNRPEETGRALVRGWLATRDRAVREPDGTFRHLGRADDMEMVGGITVSPLEVEAVLRAHPAVKEVAVVAVTDGAGVSRLRAFVVPAVPDGTGRAEVHELLSLQSPQGPQGPQGPQGLQGLQEDLLRLAREHLAAFKVPRSVSLVPSLPRTPTGKLRRHLVRQGAW from the coding sequence ATGACGACTGCGCATTCCGTGCTGTCCACGGCCGGCTTCGACGCCCCCGGCAATCTCGCCGCCCAGCTCGCCGATCTCGCGGAGCGGCACGGCTGGGTGGACCGGCCGGCCTTCCACCAGGGCCATCGGGCCTGGACCCACGGGGAGGTGCACGCGCTCGCGGCCCGGGCGGCCGGCGTGCTCGCCGGTCACGGCGTTCGGCCCGGCGACCGGGTGCTGCTGGCGCTGCCCGACGGGATCGCCTGGGTGACGGCCTTCCTGGCCGCCGCGCGTCTCGGGGCCGCCGCCGTCCTCGTCAACCCCGAACTCCCCGCGGCCGAGCACGCGTTCATGGCCGCGGATGCCGAGGCCGCGCTGTGTGTCACGGGGCCGGGTCTGGAGGACCGGTTCGCCGAGCGGCCCCGGCTCGGCGCCGACCAGCTGCTCGCGATGGCCGCCTCCGCCGCGCCGGCCGCCGCCCACCCGGTGGACGCGCACACGCCGCTGTACGTCCAGTACACGTCGGGCACCACGGGCCGTCCCAAGGGAGTCGTGCACACCCACGGCGACCCGAAGGCGTACCACGATCTGATCGGGCGGCGGCTGCTCAGGGTGACCGCGGACGACGTGACGCTCTCGGTGTCGAAGCTGTACTTCGCCTACGGGTTCGGGAACGCGTTCGTCTTCCCGCTGTTCTCCGGTTCCTCCGCCGTCCTGGTGGACCGCCGCCCGGCCCCGGCCGCCGTCGACGAGCTCGTCGTCCGGCACCGGGTGACACTGCTGTACTCGGTGCCGTCGGCGTACGCGGCGCTGGTGGCCGACCGGGGCAGCGGGCACCAGGCGTGCTTCGCCTCGGTGCGGGCCGCGGTGTCGGCCGGTGAGGGACTGCCGCAGGAGCTGGGCAGGCGGGTCTCGGACCTGCTCGGCGCGCCGGTGCTGGAGCAGATCGGCTCCACCGAGGCAGGTCACGCCTTCTGCGCCAACGGCTTCGACCACAACCGCCCGGGCACCGTGGGCAGGCCGGTGCCCGGCTTCGAGGTGGAGCTGCGCGACCGCGCGGGGCACCCGGCCCCGGACGGCACGGAGGGCGAACTGTGGGTGCGCGGCCCGACGGTGACGCCCGGCTATCTCAACCGGCCCGAGGAGACCGGGCGCGCCCTGGTCCGCGGCTGGCTGGCCACCCGTGACCGGGCGGTCCGGGAACCGGACGGCACCTTCCGGCATCTGGGCCGCGCCGACGACATGGAGATGGTCGGCGGCATCACCGTCTCCCCGCTGGAGGTGGAGGCCGTACTGCGCGCCCACCCGGCGGTGAAGGAGGTCGCGGTGGTGGCCGTCACCGACGGGGCCGGGGTGAGCCGGCTGCGGGCGTTCGTCGTCCCGGCCGTCCCGGACGGAACCGGCCGCGCGGAGGTCCACGAACTCCTGAGCCTCCAGAGCCCCCAAGGCCCTCAAGGCCCCCAAGGCCCCCAAGGCCTCCAGGGACTGCAGGAGGACCTCCTGCGGCTCGCACGCGAGCATCTGGCCGCCTTCAAGGTGCCCAGGAGCGTGAGCCTCGTCCCGTCCCTCCCCCGCACCCCCACCGGCAAGCTCCGCCGCCATCTGGTCCGGCAGGGCGCCTGGTGA
- a CDS encoding LLM class flavin-dependent oxidoreductase — MNIGLGLPIDDPAQLLTWARRADAGLFSTLGLLDRLVYDNPEPLVTLATLAGATSRIRVQTEVLIAPLHNTALLAKQAATLDRLSGGRFTLGIGVGGREDDCLAAGIDLHRRGRRLDEQLTLLRRTWSGEPYGEGVGPIGPAPATPGGPEVLFGGFAPAALERVGRFGDGFLGAALPPSFMSKLFRDAEAAWQKHDRPGRPRLVAQANVALGPDSTLEGARRNLRDYYAFSGHVASMEAGLLTAPRQIREAADAYFGIGADEVMLYCWASDTDQIDRLADTLF; from the coding sequence ATGAACATCGGCCTCGGCCTCCCCATCGACGACCCCGCCCAGCTGCTCACCTGGGCCCGGCGCGCCGACGCGGGCCTCTTCAGCACCCTCGGCCTGCTCGACCGCCTCGTCTACGACAACCCCGAGCCCCTCGTCACCCTCGCGACCCTCGCCGGCGCCACCTCCCGCATCCGCGTCCAGACCGAGGTGCTGATCGCGCCCCTGCACAACACCGCCCTGCTCGCCAAGCAGGCCGCGACTCTCGACCGCCTTTCCGGCGGCCGCTTCACCCTCGGCATCGGTGTCGGAGGCCGTGAGGACGACTGCCTGGCCGCCGGCATCGACCTCCACCGCCGAGGCCGCCGCCTCGACGAACAGCTGACTCTGCTGCGCCGCACCTGGTCCGGCGAACCGTACGGCGAGGGCGTCGGCCCCATTGGCCCCGCCCCCGCCACCCCCGGCGGCCCCGAGGTGCTGTTCGGCGGCTTCGCTCCCGCCGCCCTCGAACGCGTCGGCCGCTTCGGCGACGGCTTCCTCGGCGCCGCCCTGCCGCCCTCCTTCATGTCCAAGCTGTTCCGCGACGCCGAAGCCGCCTGGCAGAAACACGACCGCCCCGGCCGCCCGCGCCTGGTCGCCCAGGCGAACGTCGCTCTCGGCCCGGACAGCACCCTGGAAGGGGCCCGCCGCAATCTTCGCGACTACTACGCCTTCAGCGGCCACGTCGCCTCCATGGAGGCCGGCCTGCTCACCGCACCGCGGCAGATCCGCGAGGCCGCCGACGCCTACTTCGGCATCGGCGCCGACGAGGTGATGCTCTACTGCTGGGCCTCGGACACCGACCAGATCGACCGCCTGGCCGACACACTGTTCTGA
- a CDS encoding aminotransferase class IV: MTQPVIAEGLSAWSPAHGLVPATEPARALLVADSWLVRDGRVRGLERHRERFLRACGEAGGPPLRRLLEFWRDMTEALPRSGEWFPRVELAASSPELRLLLRPAPPLGAGVRVWAAGQSDPRTVPRRKGPDLAVLAGVRERASGAGAEEAVLVAPSGSVLEAATASVLWWEEDTLCLPPPRLPVLPGVTVALVQERARREGIPVAHRERTVAELGGREVWLVNALHGIRPVTGWIGGPLEAAPAQRAPQWRAWLDSLMEPLPSS; this comes from the coding sequence GTGACACAACCGGTCATCGCGGAGGGGCTGTCGGCGTGGTCACCGGCCCACGGACTGGTGCCCGCCACGGAGCCGGCGCGGGCCCTGCTCGTCGCGGACTCCTGGCTGGTGCGGGACGGCAGGGTGCGTGGGCTCGAACGCCACCGCGAGCGGTTCCTGCGGGCCTGCGGCGAGGCGGGCGGACCGCCGTTGCGCAGGCTGCTGGAGTTCTGGCGGGACATGACCGAGGCGCTGCCCCGCTCCGGCGAGTGGTTCCCCCGCGTCGAACTCGCTGCCTCCTCACCGGAGTTGCGCCTGCTGCTGCGGCCCGCTCCCCCACTCGGGGCCGGCGTGCGGGTCTGGGCGGCCGGGCAGTCCGATCCGCGCACCGTGCCCCGCCGCAAGGGACCGGACCTCGCCGTCCTCGCCGGGGTGCGTGAGCGGGCGTCCGGTGCGGGCGCGGAGGAGGCGGTGCTGGTGGCGCCCTCCGGCAGTGTGCTGGAGGCGGCCACCGCGAGCGTGCTGTGGTGGGAGGAGGACACCCTGTGCCTGCCCCCGCCCCGGCTGCCGGTCCTGCCCGGGGTGACCGTCGCCCTCGTCCAGGAGCGGGCCCGGCGGGAGGGGATCCCGGTGGCGCACCGCGAGCGGACGGTGGCCGAGCTGGGCGGCCGTGAGGTGTGGCTGGTGAACGCGCTGCACGGAATCCGGCCGGTGACCGGGTGGATCGGGGGGCCGCTCGAAGCGGCTCCGGCGCAGCGCGCCCCACAATGGCGGGCATGGCTGGACAGCCTCATGGAGCCGCTGCCGAGCAGCTGA
- the pabB gene encoding aminodeoxychorismate synthase component I produces the protein MKTLLIDNYDSYTYNLFQLVAEVNGEEPVVVLNDEVGGLPDLGAYLAQFDNVVVSPGPGHPADGRDFGLSGAVLAESPIPVLGVCLGHQGIALGEGGRVEPAPEPRHGYLSAVRHDGRDLFRGLPQDFTAVRYHSLAVSEPLPPTLEATAWAEDGVLMGLRHRSRPLWGVQFHPESLLTDYGHRMLVNFRNLTAERARRPRTKNTAVPAPEAVIPRPARIVPQPRRTAPAHRLHTRRIAGAVDTEAAFTRMYAASPRAFWLDSALVEEGRARFSFFGDDSGPLAEFVRYDVESGRCEIERAGRPTRKVAASVFDYLGRQLTSRRVDGSGLPFDFTGGYVGYFGYETKADCGSPNRYTSDVPDACWLFADRLIAVDHLKRFTYAVCLAEDTPQATREAEDWLESALAQLTFVATEPDPATSRANVMPTAMPTTLRTAPTTAPMTALGPSAPAPTNAPGPSAPAPRTDPDLGAAEPWLVRDRAAYLADIEACGRELRAGTSYEVCLTNTARLPAPPDAYEFYRVLRRVNPAPYAAFLRFGDVDVAGSSPERFLRITRDGVAEARPIKGTAPRGAGPEEDARLRDALAADDKTRAENLMIVDLLRNDLGRVCRTGSVRVTRLMATETYATVHQLVSTVEGRLREGIDAVKCVRACFPGGSMTGAPKLRTMEIIESLETEARGVYSGALGYLGCGGGADLNIVIRTAVFADGLMQLGAGGAIVLDSDPVAEYDEMLLKTAAQMRALHLHTADRTAEQRRHTALHADARGGHTATEEPVR, from the coding sequence GTGAAGACCCTGCTCATCGACAATTACGACTCGTACACGTACAACCTGTTCCAGCTGGTCGCCGAGGTCAACGGCGAGGAACCGGTCGTCGTTCTCAACGACGAGGTCGGCGGCCTTCCCGATCTGGGGGCATATCTGGCGCAGTTCGACAATGTCGTGGTCTCGCCAGGCCCCGGGCACCCGGCCGACGGGCGTGACTTCGGACTGAGCGGCGCCGTTCTCGCCGAGTCGCCGATCCCCGTGCTGGGCGTCTGTCTGGGGCACCAGGGCATCGCGCTCGGCGAAGGCGGCCGGGTGGAGCCCGCCCCGGAGCCGCGGCACGGATATCTGTCGGCGGTCCGGCACGACGGACGGGATCTGTTCAGGGGACTGCCGCAGGACTTCACCGCGGTGCGCTACCACTCGCTGGCCGTGTCCGAGCCGCTCCCGCCGACGCTGGAGGCCACCGCCTGGGCCGAGGACGGTGTGCTGATGGGGCTCAGGCACCGCAGCCGGCCGCTGTGGGGCGTGCAGTTCCATCCGGAGTCCCTGCTCACCGACTACGGCCACCGCATGCTGGTCAACTTCCGCAATCTCACGGCGGAACGGGCCCGCAGGCCGCGTACGAAGAACACCGCCGTGCCTGCGCCCGAGGCGGTGATCCCCCGGCCCGCGCGCATCGTGCCGCAGCCCCGGCGGACCGCTCCCGCCCATCGGCTGCACACCCGGCGCATCGCGGGCGCGGTGGACACGGAGGCCGCCTTCACCCGGATGTACGCGGCATCGCCGCGGGCGTTCTGGCTGGACAGCGCCCTGGTCGAGGAGGGGCGGGCACGGTTCTCGTTCTTCGGTGACGACAGCGGTCCGCTCGCGGAGTTCGTCCGGTACGACGTCGAGAGCGGCCGGTGCGAGATCGAGCGGGCCGGGCGGCCGACGCGGAAAGTCGCGGCGAGTGTCTTCGACTATCTCGGACGGCAGTTGACGAGCCGCCGGGTGGACGGCTCCGGACTTCCCTTCGACTTCACGGGCGGCTATGTCGGCTACTTCGGTTACGAGACGAAGGCCGACTGCGGCTCGCCGAACCGGTACACCTCCGACGTCCCTGACGCCTGCTGGCTGTTCGCCGACCGGTTGATCGCCGTCGACCATCTGAAGAGGTTCACCTACGCGGTCTGCCTGGCCGAGGACACCCCGCAGGCCACGCGGGAGGCCGAGGACTGGCTGGAGAGCGCGCTGGCCCAGCTGACCTTCGTGGCCACCGAGCCGGACCCGGCGACCTCCCGGGCGAACGTCATGCCGACCGCCATGCCGACCACCCTGAGGACGGCCCCGACGACCGCCCCGATGACCGCCCTCGGACCATCCGCACCCGCCCCGACGAACGCCCCCGGACCATCCGCACCCGCCCCGCGGACCGACCCCGACCTCGGTGCCGCCGAGCCGTGGCTGGTGCGGGACCGGGCGGCCTATCTCGCCGACATCGAGGCCTGTGGACGCGAGCTGCGGGCGGGCACCAGCTACGAGGTCTGTCTGACGAACACGGCCCGGTTACCCGCCCCGCCGGACGCGTACGAGTTCTACCGGGTGCTGCGGCGGGTCAACCCGGCCCCCTACGCGGCGTTCCTGAGGTTCGGGGACGTCGACGTGGCCGGTTCCTCGCCGGAGCGGTTCCTGCGGATCACCCGCGACGGCGTCGCCGAGGCCCGGCCCATCAAGGGCACCGCACCGCGCGGGGCCGGACCGGAGGAGGACGCCCGGCTGCGGGACGCGCTGGCCGCGGACGACAAGACACGCGCCGAGAACCTGATGATCGTCGACCTGCTCCGCAACGACCTGGGGCGGGTGTGCCGGACCGGGTCGGTGCGGGTGACCCGGTTGATGGCCACGGAGACGTACGCGACCGTGCACCAGCTCGTGTCCACCGTGGAGGGGCGGCTGCGGGAGGGGATCGACGCGGTGAAGTGCGTGCGGGCCTGCTTCCCGGGCGGCTCGATGACCGGGGCGCCCAAGCTGCGCACGATGGAGATCATCGAATCCCTGGAGACCGAGGCCCGCGGGGTCTACTCCGGCGCCCTCGGCTATCTGGGGTGCGGTGGGGGCGCGGATCTCAACATCGTGATCCGTACGGCGGTGTTCGCCGACGGGCTGATGCAGCTCGGCGCCGGGGGCGCGATCGTCCTCGACTCCGATCCGGTCGCCGAGTACGACGAGATGCTGCTGAAGACGGCCGCCCAGATGCGGGCCCTGCACCTGCACACCGCGGACCGGACCGCGGAGCAGCGGCGGCACACGGCGCTGCACGCCGACGCCCGCGGGGGACACACGGCCACCGAGGAGCCCGTCCGATGA